One stretch of Pedobacter riviphilus DNA includes these proteins:
- a CDS encoding FecR domain-containing protein, with translation MTDQRFTELLGKQLAGEISPDESVELKSILADNEALRAEYKQLQTYFESETAEEENIDLVFDRIRAQIQVPDEPRLKVAKNKGYSVWLKIAAVAAIVLAGVLVYNREAIFFNKTDQLALKQAQTKATEIKTIILADGSTVKMNSESSLRYPEHFSGDTRNVYLSGEAFFEVKKDAQHPFIVHTEQLAVKVLGTAFDVKAYQNDAFIETTLIRGSVAISLKNNTKQTFTLKPNDKFTLVDGKPNLSQLTHFSGTGTDRVMETAWTNHELIYKNNRFDEIAKLFERWYDVKITFKEADLKTVKFTGHVDKETIAEALNVLKLIENFNYSIKGKNVYIYR, from the coding sequence ATGACAGATCAAAGATTTACAGAATTGCTTGGAAAACAATTAGCCGGTGAAATTTCACCGGATGAATCTGTTGAACTGAAATCGATTTTAGCCGATAACGAAGCACTTAGAGCAGAATATAAACAGCTGCAGACCTATTTTGAATCTGAAACAGCTGAAGAAGAAAATATCGACCTTGTTTTTGATCGGATCAGGGCACAGATCCAGGTACCCGATGAACCCCGTTTAAAAGTTGCCAAAAATAAAGGTTACAGTGTTTGGCTAAAAATTGCTGCTGTTGCAGCTATTGTTTTGGCTGGCGTTTTGGTGTATAACAGAGAAGCTATTTTCTTCAATAAAACAGATCAGCTGGCTTTGAAGCAAGCGCAGACTAAGGCAACCGAAATTAAAACCATTATACTGGCCGATGGCTCTACCGTGAAAATGAATTCGGAGAGTAGCTTGAGATACCCTGAACATTTTAGTGGCGATACCAGAAACGTTTACCTATCGGGTGAGGCCTTTTTTGAAGTGAAAAAAGATGCACAACATCCCTTTATTGTACACACTGAGCAATTGGCCGTAAAAGTTCTGGGCACAGCGTTTGACGTTAAGGCCTATCAAAACGATGCTTTTATCGAAACCACCTTAATTAGAGGAAGCGTTGCCATCTCACTTAAAAATAATACCAAACAAACTTTTACCTTAAAGCCAAACGATAAGTTTACCCTGGTTGATGGCAAACCCAATTTAAGCCAACTCACCCATTTTAGTGGAACAGGGACCGACAGGGTTATGGAAACCGCATGGACAAACCACGAACTCATTTATAAAAATAACCGTTTTGATGAAATTGCCAAGCTTTTTGAGCGATGGTACGATGTTAAAATAACTTTTAAAGAAGCTGATCTTAAAACGGTGAAATTTACCGGACATGTAGATAAAGAAACCATTGCCGAAGCTTTAAATGTGCTAAAACTGATCGAAAACTTCAATTATTCGATAAAGGGTAAAAATGTATATATCTACCGTTAG
- a CDS encoding RNA polymerase sigma-70 factor, whose product MKAAKPDLVVLWNKICLEDDIKSFEQLYRFLYSRLIKFSIYYVVDKQAAEDLVTEVFVKCWENRATSTHVLNPESYFFIAVKNQSLKYLKKNSSITFIDLVDAEEDVSVTAQTPEYILETKELHRQLDFAIAGLAPQAATVFRLIKESGMKYKEVAELLNISPRTVQTQLFRAIAKLRLILQPLQDKGPDEKKLGKLISLIILVGTLSFFYFL is encoded by the coding sequence TTGAAAGCAGCTAAGCCAGATCTAGTCGTTTTATGGAATAAGATTTGCCTCGAGGACGATATAAAATCTTTTGAGCAACTTTACCGCTTTCTGTACAGTAGGTTAATCAAATTTTCTATTTATTATGTAGTTGATAAACAGGCTGCAGAAGATCTGGTTACCGAGGTATTTGTTAAATGTTGGGAAAACCGCGCAACAAGTACCCATGTATTAAATCCCGAAAGTTATTTTTTTATCGCTGTAAAAAATCAATCACTCAAATACCTTAAAAAAAATTCTTCCATTACGTTTATCGATTTAGTTGATGCTGAAGAGGATGTTTCGGTAACAGCACAAACGCCAGAGTATATTTTGGAAACCAAAGAACTGCACCGGCAACTTGATTTTGCCATTGCTGGTTTGGCGCCTCAGGCAGCTACTGTTTTCAGATTAATAAAAGAAAGTGGAATGAAATATAAGGAAGTGGCAGAACTGCTGAATATTTCGCCGCGAACGGTGCAGACCCAATTGTTCAGGGCTATTGCAAAACTCCGCTTAATATTACAGCCCTTACAAGACAAAGGACCAGATGAAAAAAAACTTGGAAAACTGATCTCCCTGATTATCTTAGTGGGTACTTTATCTTTTTTTTATTTCTTGTAG
- a CDS encoding ROK family protein, producing MNKNKYVLGIDIGGSHITVAVLDMQQRNILKNSYTRERVDSHGSTEQIINTWCSAIKAAYQKVDIKIGRIGIAMPGPFDYDKGISYIAGNDKYAAFYGLNVKDMLASELQINRDQILMSNDAACFLAGEVFAGEAHAYQNLIGITLGTGLGSAVCKERKITDANLWCSSFLNGIAEDYLSTRWFLKRYYELTGLNILNVRELTLLYEENQTVRKIFTEFGHNLGLFLKDFQQDHTAEAIIIGGNIANASGRFMPNVIKYLESQGIDTSIHISKLNEDAALVGAAGCWATQTKETVE from the coding sequence ATGAATAAAAACAAATATGTGTTGGGCATTGATATCGGGGGTTCGCACATTACAGTTGCGGTACTCGATATGCAGCAACGGAACATTCTTAAAAATTCCTATACACGCGAACGTGTCGATTCTCATGGCTCAACAGAACAGATTATCAACACCTGGTGCAGTGCAATTAAAGCAGCTTATCAAAAGGTTGATATCAAAATTGGCCGTATAGGTATTGCCATGCCGGGCCCTTTCGATTATGATAAGGGCATCTCTTATATAGCTGGAAATGACAAATATGCAGCTTTTTATGGTCTAAACGTAAAAGATATGCTGGCCAGCGAACTGCAGATTAACCGCGATCAGATTTTAATGAGCAATGATGCTGCCTGCTTTTTGGCCGGAGAGGTATTTGCAGGCGAAGCCCATGCCTACCAAAATCTAATTGGTATTACCTTGGGCACAGGACTCGGAAGTGCTGTTTGTAAAGAAAGAAAAATTACCGATGCCAACCTGTGGTGTTCTTCTTTTTTGAATGGTATAGCAGAAGATTACCTTTCTACCCGTTGGTTTTTGAAACGTTATTATGAGCTCACAGGTTTAAACATCCTAAATGTCCGCGAACTGACCTTGCTTTACGAGGAGAACCAGACGGTTCGTAAAATATTTACAGAATTTGGGCATAACCTTGGTCTTTTTCTTAAGGATTTTCAACAGGATCATACAGCGGAGGCAATTATAATTGGCGGTAACATTGCCAATGCGTCTGGTCGTTTTATGCCCAATGTGATTAAATACCTCGAATCGCAAGGGATTGACACGTCTATTCATATATCCAAACTGAATGAAGATGCGGCACTAGTTGGTGCTGCAGGTTGCTGGGCCACACAAACAAAAGAGACAGTTGAATAA
- a CDS encoding SusC/RagA family TonB-linked outer membrane protein has product MKKSLQLTCLLLYASTGLYAAAPNDHFNRAISFHSVYQDVIKGTVKDETGATLPGVTITIKGAQGGTQTNTSGQYSITAKTGDVLVFSFIGYQRKEVTVGTQSTIDIALTPDSKNLETVVVTALGIKRSTKALTYNVQTLNTNAVNDVKDPSFVNSLTGKVAGLTLTHSSAPGGSTKAVLRGNKSINGNNNALYVVDGVPLPSLSSSSVSDGFQISDSGDGISNLNPDDIEEISVLSGASASALYGGAASNGVILITTKKGKSGKASLNFNSSVTFDKPFVLPKVQTIYGAESNGFNGWGAQAANASNYDPKDFFNTGKTYANALSISGGTEKNQSYFSAASTNAQGIIPNNKLDRYNFSYRNTSSFFNDKLSLDANVAYTYQKALNMPGQGQYYNPLTGVYLFPSASADFNQYKNYEVFNPARNINVQNWPYDPSGIALQNPYWVANRNLFATERNRILGSVTAKYNFTSYLNLQGRAKIDRTTDFGTTKLYATTIPVLTDNSNNGKYGERNALNSQTYADLLLNFNKTFDKFSVTATLGTSILNTKIRTTDIGGPLDPFKVPNFFSLYNIDPAKLNINPAPYGSDPRPEYREQNQAAFFTGTLGYKNYLFLDITGRNDWNSSLPKSFFYPAVGLSAVISEMAKLPEFISFAKLRVSYAEVGNAIPPQYAYAGNPTYPVSSGGISLNTGKSLGSELKPERSKSFEIGTDLKFLKNKLSLTATYYKTNTFNQFFRVPAAPSTGYTYVDYNAGKVRNQGLESSLSYNANFGEFTWTPTVNFSFNRNKVIDLLNTIDPTTGQTVHITSVSLSGSSVILEGSSYGDIQVKDYVRNTDGSLKLDASGLPQYSNNLVVVGNVNPKYQLSFNNSFSYKKFSLSFLIDGRFGGNVVSNTEKVLDQFGMSERSAAVRLAGGVKSGTIDVTKDYFGRISSEYTSYVYSATNIRLRELSFGYTIPAKVFNNKIQGLQLSIIGRNLWMIHNKAPFDPEVITLTGNSFQGFEDFSVPSLRSIGFSLKFNL; this is encoded by the coding sequence ATGAAAAAATCTTTACAGCTAACGTGCTTATTGCTGTATGCATCCACAGGCTTGTATGCAGCTGCACCAAACGATCATTTTAATCGCGCTATTTCTTTCCATTCTGTTTATCAGGATGTAATAAAAGGGACGGTAAAAGACGAAACAGGTGCAACACTGCCGGGTGTAACCATTACTATAAAAGGAGCGCAGGGCGGAACCCAAACCAACACTTCAGGACAATACAGTATTACTGCGAAAACAGGCGATGTTTTGGTGTTCTCGTTTATCGGCTACCAGCGCAAGGAGGTTACCGTAGGTACGCAGAGCACTATTGATATCGCATTAACTCCTGACTCTAAAAATCTCGAAACCGTAGTAGTAACGGCATTAGGGATAAAAAGATCGACGAAGGCACTTACCTATAATGTTCAAACATTAAATACAAATGCAGTAAACGATGTAAAAGACCCAAGTTTTGTAAATAGCTTAACGGGTAAAGTGGCGGGTTTAACGTTAACGCACTCTTCCGCTCCTGGTGGTTCTACAAAAGCAGTTTTGCGTGGTAACAAATCCATCAATGGAAACAATAACGCCTTGTATGTGGTTGATGGTGTGCCTTTACCAAGTTTGAGCAGCTCGAGCGTGAGTGATGGTTTTCAGATTTCGGATAGCGGCGATGGTATTTCCAACCTCAATCCGGACGATATTGAAGAAATAAGTGTGTTAAGTGGTGCCTCTGCTTCGGCCTTATATGGTGGTGCAGCATCGAATGGGGTAATTTTAATTACCACCAAAAAAGGTAAATCGGGTAAAGCATCGCTTAATTTTAACTCGAGTGTTACCTTCGATAAGCCTTTTGTATTGCCAAAAGTGCAAACCATTTACGGTGCAGAAAGCAATGGCTTTAATGGTTGGGGCGCTCAGGCAGCTAATGCCAGTAATTACGATCCCAAAGACTTTTTTAATACGGGAAAAACCTATGCCAATGCTTTATCAATTTCCGGTGGAACAGAAAAAAACCAATCTTATTTTTCGGCTGCTTCTACTAATGCGCAAGGTATTATTCCCAATAATAAATTAGATCGTTATAACTTTTCTTATCGCAATACTTCATCATTTTTTAACGATAAGCTAAGTTTAGATGCCAATGTTGCCTATACTTATCAAAAGGCTTTAAATATGCCTGGACAGGGTCAATATTATAATCCTTTAACCGGTGTATATTTATTTCCGAGTGCTTCTGCCGATTTTAACCAGTATAAAAACTACGAGGTGTTTAATCCGGCCAGAAACATTAATGTACAGAACTGGCCATACGATCCAAGTGGTATTGCCTTACAAAACCCATACTGGGTTGCCAACCGTAACCTGTTTGCCACAGAAAGAAACCGGATTTTAGGTTCAGTTACGGCAAAATATAACTTTACAAGCTACTTAAATCTACAGGGCCGTGCTAAAATAGATAGAACAACAGATTTTGGGACTACCAAACTATATGCTACTACTATTCCGGTATTAACCGATAATAGCAATAACGGTAAATATGGCGAAAGAAATGCCTTAAATAGTCAAACCTATGCCGACCTATTGTTAAACTTTAACAAAACTTTTGATAAATTCAGCGTAACGGCAACTTTAGGAACGAGTATTTTAAATACTAAAATAAGAACTACGGATATTGGCGGACCTTTAGATCCATTTAAAGTGCCAAATTTCTTTAGTTTATACAATATAGATCCTGCTAAATTAAATATTAACCCTGCGCCTTATGGCTCAGATCCAAGACCGGAATACAGAGAGCAGAACCAGGCTGCGTTTTTTACAGGTACCCTTGGTTATAAAAACTACTTGTTTTTAGATATAACTGGTCGTAACGATTGGAATTCTTCTTTGCCGAAATCATTTTTCTATCCAGCAGTGGGTTTAAGTGCAGTGATTAGCGAAATGGCGAAATTGCCTGAGTTTATCTCTTTTGCCAAATTGCGAGTTTCGTATGCTGAAGTAGGTAACGCTATTCCCCCACAATACGCTTATGCAGGTAATCCAACTTATCCGGTATCGAGCGGTGGTATTTCGTTAAATACAGGTAAATCGTTAGGATCAGAGCTAAAACCAGAAAGATCAAAATCTTTTGAGATTGGTACTGATTTAAAGTTTTTGAAGAATAAACTAAGCTTAACTGCAACTTATTACAAAACCAACACGTTTAACCAGTTCTTCCGTGTGCCTGCTGCACCTTCTACCGGTTATACTTATGTAGATTACAATGCAGGTAAGGTAAGAAATCAGGGGCTTGAGTCATCATTAAGCTATAATGCTAACTTTGGCGAGTTTACCTGGACACCTACCGTTAATTTCTCTTTCAACCGCAATAAAGTAATCGATTTATTGAATACCATAGATCCAACTACAGGCCAAACGGTTCATATAACGAGTGTAAGTTTAAGTGGCAGTTCGGTTATTTTAGAAGGAAGTTCTTATGGCGATATTCAGGTTAAAGATTATGTGCGCAATACTGATGGAAGTTTAAAACTGGATGCAAGCGGATTGCCTCAATATTCTAACAACTTAGTTGTAGTGGGCAACGTGAATCCGAAATACCAGTTGAGCTTTAACAATAGCTTTAGCTATAAAAAATTCAGCTTAAGCTTTTTAATCGACGGCCGTTTTGGCGGTAATGTAGTTTCGAATACTGAAAAAGTATTGGATCAGTTTGGTATGTCTGAGCGAAGCGCAGCAGTGCGTTTGGCCGGAGGTGTGAAATCTGGTACTATCGATGTTACCAAAGATTATTTTGGAAGAATTTCATCAGAGTATACATCTTATGTATATAGCGCAACCAATATCCGTTTACGAGAATTATCGTTTGGCTATACTATACCAGCTAAAGTATTCAACAATAAAATTCAGGGCCTTCAACTTTCTATAATCGGAAGGAATTTATGGATGATCCATAATAAAGCGCCATTTGACCCTGAAGTGATTACACTTACAGGAAATAGTTTTCAAGGCTTCGAAGATTTTTCTGTGCCAAGTTTAAGAAGTATCGGCTTCAGTTTAAAATTCAATTTATAA
- a CDS encoding RagB/SusD family nutrient uptake outer membrane protein yields MKYLNKTTKITTVFAMALVTLFSACTKNFEEYNTNPNGLTSEDLLKDNLGAGSFIPTMQVNVIYNKPQDNWKYQVQQNLTADTYSGYFATPGGFGGPNTTTYDFVAKNWNIWAFQIAYSGIMGSWKEIKNRAANAPQVVAVADILKVEGMHRVTDTYGPIPYSKFGVNALTTPYDDQQTVYNTFFQDLDNAIKVLSDYVTKNPTDNGLSKFDLVYNGDYKQWIKFANSLKLRLAIRIAYANRTLAQTKAEEAVNNSYGLLSANTDNALVLPGKGITTSNGLWVADQAYDDCRMNASIESILKGYNDNRLTKYFQVSKITPGDYRGIRNGITISGNKPDGYLKASSTTLKESTPVQYMCAAEVAFLRAEGALLHWNMGGSAQSFYEQGIKLSFEQYGASGVDAYIANNTGTQAAYTDPANVAANNVAPGSPLLSKTTVKWDETAADEVKLEKIITQKWIAIFPDGQEAWTEFRRTGYPKIFPVVTNLSGGLIDTQKQIRRVPFSPDEYKSNNAEVVKAVALLGGPDNGGTKLWWDKKP; encoded by the coding sequence ATGAAATACTTAAATAAAACCACCAAGATCACCACCGTTTTTGCGATGGCTCTTGTTACCTTATTTAGCGCTTGTACTAAAAATTTTGAAGAATATAATACCAATCCAAACGGACTAACGAGCGAAGATCTTTTGAAAGATAATCTTGGAGCAGGTTCGTTCATTCCAACCATGCAGGTTAACGTGATTTATAACAAACCGCAAGATAACTGGAAGTATCAGGTACAACAAAACTTAACCGCCGATACCTATTCGGGTTATTTTGCCACGCCGGGTGGATTTGGAGGACCAAATACCACAACCTATGATTTTGTGGCAAAAAACTGGAATATCTGGGCTTTTCAAATAGCCTATAGCGGTATTATGGGTAGCTGGAAAGAAATCAAAAACCGCGCCGCCAATGCCCCTCAGGTAGTAGCAGTAGCCGATATATTAAAAGTAGAAGGCATGCACAGGGTTACCGATACTTATGGTCCTATACCTTACAGTAAATTTGGTGTAAATGCATTAACCACACCGTACGATGACCAACAAACGGTTTACAATACCTTCTTTCAGGATTTAGATAACGCAATAAAAGTATTGAGCGATTATGTAACCAAAAATCCCACAGATAATGGATTAAGTAAGTTTGATCTGGTATATAACGGAGATTATAAACAATGGATTAAATTTGCCAACTCATTAAAATTGCGTTTAGCTATCCGTATTGCTTACGCCAACAGAACATTAGCGCAAACCAAAGCTGAGGAGGCGGTAAACAACAGTTATGGCTTATTAAGCGCTAATACCGACAATGCATTAGTATTGCCTGGTAAAGGGATAACCACTTCGAACGGTTTATGGGTGGCAGATCAGGCTTATGACGATTGCCGCATGAATGCTTCGATTGAATCGATTTTGAAAGGTTATAACGATAACCGTTTAACCAAGTATTTTCAGGTTTCGAAAATAACACCAGGTGATTATCGCGGTATTAGAAATGGTATAACCATATCGGGTAATAAACCTGATGGATACCTTAAGGCATCATCTACCACTTTAAAAGAAAGCACACCAGTACAATACATGTGTGCAGCAGAGGTAGCATTTTTACGTGCCGAAGGTGCTTTGCTACACTGGAATATGGGTGGAAGTGCACAATCGTTTTACGAACAAGGTATTAAATTGTCTTTTGAACAATATGGCGCAAGTGGTGTAGACGCTTATATTGCCAACAATACCGGTACACAGGCTGCTTACACAGATCCGGCCAATGTTGCTGCTAACAATGTAGCTCCAGGCTCTCCATTGTTAAGCAAAACAACTGTTAAATGGGATGAAACCGCTGCTGATGAAGTAAAATTAGAAAAAATCATTACGCAAAAATGGATCGCTATTTTTCCTGACGGACAAGAAGCCTGGACTGAATTCAGACGTACAGGTTATCCTAAAATATTTCCGGTGGTAACCAATCTAAGCGGTGGTTTAATTGATACTCAAAAACAAATCAGAAGAGTACCTTTTTCTCCCGATGAGTATAAAAGCAACAATGCCGAAGTAGTAAAAGCTGTAGCTTTATTAGGTGGCCCGGATAATGGAGGCACCAAACTTTGGTGGGATAAAAAACCTTAA
- a CDS encoding LamG-like jellyroll fold domain-containing protein codes for MRKLMTMGVALLALFTIFYACKKANPEKEDNQLNTKGTARAATNASALALTGPFMTAYVEVNSNNFVNPGCYTYGTSASQLFGVSVIFAANINSVNGTPTLYFNPQVQETLNSGKVAYLKSLGIKVVLDVLGNHQDAGWGCFTTYAQADAFAIQCANAVQQYGLDGIDIDDEYSTCTANDGSLVLAAAALRARMGADKLITMAAFNQANYFTSTYNNQKLGDILDYVFEQTYFSTNYAGRLQPYINAGVPKSKLGLGTDLGNSDQAAVATYVKDNGLASAMVYNVANNSQTKLSAMSNVLYGSATAVKPNCIDGTGGTPPVAGNRSLVFDGTNEYLNSNTFNLAGTSLTYEAWVKPTAFKGTAPNISTIMGVEVSDANVALLRLGDAALANNKVQFVLNTGGATPKKLNSTTALSANTWYHIAATYDGSTMKIYINGTLDASMNATGTIVANGTFQISRSWDANRGFNGQFDEMRVWKSALAQSTISANKCSVSATSTNLEAYWKFDEGTGTTTADATGHGHTASLLNMESTDWSTTVPCL; via the coding sequence ATGAGAAAATTAATGACCATGGGAGTGGCGCTTCTTGCTCTTTTTACCATTTTTTACGCTTGTAAAAAAGCCAATCCTGAAAAAGAAGACAACCAATTAAACACCAAAGGTACAGCCAGAGCCGCTACCAATGCCTCTGCCCTGGCCTTAACTGGTCCATTCATGACCGCCTATGTAGAAGTAAACAGCAACAATTTTGTAAACCCGGGCTGTTATACCTATGGAACTTCTGCCAGCCAATTATTTGGTGTTTCTGTCATTTTCGCTGCCAATATCAATTCGGTAAACGGCACCCCTACCCTTTACTTCAATCCACAGGTACAAGAAACCTTAAATTCGGGCAAGGTGGCTTACCTTAAATCATTAGGCATAAAAGTAGTGCTCGATGTACTTGGAAATCACCAAGATGCAGGATGGGGCTGTTTTACCACTTATGCCCAGGCTGATGCCTTTGCCATTCAATGTGCCAATGCTGTACAGCAATATGGTTTAGATGGAATTGATATTGATGATGAGTATTCTACCTGTACCGCAAACGATGGCTCATTGGTGCTTGCAGCAGCAGCACTTAGGGCTAGAATGGGTGCTGATAAACTGATTACCATGGCCGCATTTAATCAGGCCAATTATTTTACCTCTACTTATAACAACCAAAAACTGGGCGATATTTTAGATTATGTATTTGAGCAAACGTACTTCTCTACCAATTATGCAGGGCGTTTACAACCTTATATTAATGCTGGTGTACCCAAAAGTAAATTGGGTTTAGGTACCGATTTAGGCAATAGCGATCAGGCAGCAGTAGCTACTTATGTAAAAGACAATGGTTTGGCCAGTGCGATGGTTTACAACGTAGCAAATAATTCGCAAACTAAGTTATCGGCCATGTCTAACGTACTTTATGGATCGGCAACTGCTGTAAAACCAAATTGTATAGATGGCACTGGAGGTACACCACCAGTAGCTGGAAACCGCTCATTGGTTTTCGACGGCACTAATGAGTACTTAAATTCGAATACTTTCAATCTTGCTGGCACCAGCTTAACTTACGAAGCATGGGTTAAACCAACGGCTTTTAAAGGAACTGCTCCAAATATCTCGACCATTATGGGGGTCGAAGTGAGTGATGCCAACGTGGCATTACTGCGTTTAGGTGATGCTGCTCTAGCCAACAACAAAGTACAGTTTGTACTGAATACAGGTGGTGCAACACCTAAAAAACTAAACTCCACTACAGCACTAAGCGCCAATACCTGGTATCATATTGCAGCAACGTATGATGGCTCGACCATGAAAATCTACATCAACGGCACTTTAGATGCCAGCATGAACGCAACAGGTACTATTGTTGCTAACGGCACATTCCAGATTTCGAGAAGCTGGGATGCCAATAGAGGCTTTAACGGCCAGTTCGATGAAATGCGGGTTTGGAAATCGGCACTGGCACAATCTACAATTTCTGCCAATAAATGTAGTGTTAGTGCAACAAGTACCAATTTAGAGGCTTACTGGAAATTTGATGAAGGAACGGGAACTACCACCGCCGATGCAACTGGACATGGACACACCGCTAGCCTACTTAACATGGAGAGTACTGATTGGTCTACCACAGTTCCTTGTTTATAG
- a CDS encoding HU domain-containing protein gives MDILSYLLELLQQRKEVGITGLGTFYKKKYPGRYDKEKQTFLPPGYTLQFSAEVSEEEALANFISTKANINNEDARNHIAQFVEEVNQKLELAHEAELQNTGRLFFTEQGLGFEPVKNMNYGSEFYGLPSLAETVIEETKTDSPQQEEEVYDEITEAPSVPSPFENKSYHAPLIENVELDEVKDDLKNTLKHSENPTEEIVEAPEFIKEQHEKHPDRFGHTPESDVENIAAEQHAIETPESDETQEVEVPESIVAQHEAHPGHFGHTPESDVENIAAAHQTIETPESGDVKDEVIATENTSAAEETNTIALPETVIPQSEHPGRFSLRSEPEEPKTYINLEDEAKKEEPVIEAPAFIKEQHAEHPNRFGHDPIEHGDETRQGMSTWLMITIAVLALVVIAAISYLVKPELFTGETTEAVKPAQAIIDSPKVVVDTLKAKQDSIAKTDSILKANQVQKKADTVKKIEAKPVVKPTVEAPKENKIVPNTGPSTFYVIAASFQSEKKALVFIKQMEKIGLNAEIAKIPGRLKKVSIASFTTEKEAKEQKDILQKKLKGKGYFVQQKSNNTQP, from the coding sequence ATGGATATCTTATCATACCTACTAGAACTCTTGCAGCAACGCAAAGAAGTTGGGATTACCGGCTTGGGCACTTTTTATAAAAAGAAATACCCAGGAAGATACGATAAGGAAAAACAAACGTTTTTGCCTCCCGGATATACGCTGCAGTTTTCGGCCGAAGTAAGTGAAGAAGAAGCTTTAGCCAACTTTATTTCTACAAAAGCAAACATCAATAATGAAGATGCCCGTAATCACATTGCCCAGTTTGTTGAAGAAGTAAATCAAAAATTAGAATTAGCCCATGAGGCTGAGCTGCAAAATACTGGCCGTTTATTTTTCACCGAACAGGGATTAGGTTTCGAACCGGTTAAAAACATGAACTATGGTTCTGAATTTTACGGACTTCCATCATTAGCAGAAACCGTAATTGAGGAAACAAAAACGGATTCACCTCAACAAGAGGAAGAAGTTTACGACGAAATTACCGAGGCACCAAGTGTACCCTCACCTTTTGAGAATAAGTCATACCACGCTCCGCTAATCGAAAATGTAGAACTGGATGAAGTTAAGGATGATCTTAAGAACACCTTAAAACATTCAGAAAATCCTACTGAAGAGATTGTTGAAGCACCAGAATTTATTAAGGAACAGCACGAGAAACATCCTGACCGCTTTGGTCATACACCAGAATCGGATGTAGAAAATATCGCTGCCGAACAACATGCAATTGAAACGCCTGAATCTGACGAAACACAAGAAGTAGAAGTTCCTGAATCAATTGTGGCACAGCACGAAGCGCATCCAGGCCATTTTGGTCATACGCCAGAATCGGATGTAGAAAATATCGCTGCTGCACATCAGACAATTGAGACACCTGAATCTGGCGACGTAAAAGACGAAGTAATTGCTACAGAAAATACCTCAGCAGCTGAAGAAACCAATACTATAGCGTTACCAGAAACGGTTATCCCGCAAAGCGAACATCCAGGTCGTTTCTCGCTTAGGTCAGAACCAGAAGAACCTAAAACATATATCAATTTAGAAGACGAAGCTAAAAAAGAAGAACCTGTAATTGAGGCTCCGGCCTTTATAAAGGAGCAACATGCAGAGCATCCCAACCGTTTTGGCCACGACCCAATTGAACATGGAGACGAAACGCGACAAGGCATGTCTACCTGGTTGATGATTACAATTGCAGTGTTAGCGCTGGTTGTTATTGCAGCGATAAGCTATTTGGTTAAACCAGAATTATTTACAGGTGAAACTACTGAAGCGGTAAAGCCTGCACAAGCAATTATCGATTCGCCAAAGGTTGTTGTTGATACCCTAAAAGCAAAACAGGATTCGATAGCCAAAACAGACAGCATTTTAAAAGCCAATCAGGTTCAGAAAAAAGCAGATACGGTTAAAAAAATAGAGGCAAAACCTGTGGTCAAACCTACCGTAGAAGCACCAAAAGAAAATAAAATTGTACCAAACACCGGTCCTTCTACGTTTTACGTTATTGCAGCATCTTTTCAATCAGAGAAAAAAGCACTTGTGTTTATTAAGCAAATGGAAAAAATCGGGTTAAATGCCGAAATCGCAAAAATACCTGGCCGTTTAAAAAAAGTAAGTATAGCGAGTTTCACAACTGAAAAAGAAGCTAAAGAACAGAAAGATATTTTACAGAAAAAACTAAAAGGAAAAGGATATTTCGTACAACAAAAATCTAACAACACACAACCATAA